From Chryseobacterium gallinarum, one genomic window encodes:
- a CDS encoding DUF4249 domain-containing protein — protein sequence MKNPFFIILSLFLVTSCQKEIDLDLADQSGRIVIEGNVTDQVGPYTVRITKSVAVNQQNQYPAVTDAQVILSDNTGQTETLQYIGDGKYQTSTFIGVSGRTYTLKVQAEGQQYIAQSTMPEAVDFEGLAQDSFKFGDKMSYTLLPIFTDPVMLGNRYLFSFTINDLSKKYISVFSDNLNNGLPNQRPLMLPNDDNDGADHEVVAGDTIYVEMQSIDNTIFTYYSALLDISGNGSGVTPANPPSNISNGALGYFSAHTQSNKSFIIQQTTP from the coding sequence ATGAAAAATCCATTTTTTATTATATTATCCCTGTTTTTAGTTACCTCATGCCAGAAAGAAATTGACCTGGATCTGGCTGATCAAAGTGGAAGGATTGTCATTGAGGGCAATGTAACCGACCAGGTGGGTCCATACACCGTAAGAATTACAAAATCTGTAGCTGTTAACCAGCAGAATCAGTATCCTGCAGTAACCGATGCACAGGTCATTCTAAGTGATAATACAGGCCAAACAGAAACCTTACAATACATTGGTGACGGAAAATATCAGACCTCAACCTTTATAGGGGTATCAGGAAGAACCTATACACTTAAGGTACAGGCGGAAGGACAGCAATATATTGCTCAAAGTACCATGCCGGAAGCAGTAGACTTTGAAGGTCTTGCACAGGATTCTTTTAAATTCGGGGATAAAATGAGTTATACACTCCTGCCCATTTTTACCGATCCTGTAATGTTAGGAAACCGTTATCTGTTCAGTTTTACAATCAATGACCTGTCTAAAAAATATATTAGTGTATTTTCAGATAACCTCAACAACGGATTGCCTAATCAACGTCCACTCATGCTTCCGAATGATGATAATGATGGTGCAGATCATGAGGTGGTAGCGGGAGACACCATTTATGTAGAGATGCAAAGCATTGATAATACTATATTTACCTATTACAGTGCCCTTCTTGATATCTCCGGCAATGGCAGCGGGGTAACTCCCGCCAATCCTCCCAGCAATATCAGCAATGGTGCTTTAGGATATTTTTCTGCGCATACCCAAAGTAATAAAAGTTTTATCATCCAGCAGACCACTCCATAG
- a CDS encoding SRPBCC family protein has product MDNYSNTLEVKATSDKIYGALTRTIPLWWSEMFEGSSAHKDDVFTIRFGDNIHKTMRVKEVIPGSRISWYVEDSLIAIPTLKNQKEWIGTTIVWEMEQNESSGLLRLTHVGLQPSIECYEVCSVGWEQFISSLKLFLETGKGNPYLKNGI; this is encoded by the coding sequence ATGGATAATTACAGTAATACTCTTGAAGTAAAAGCTACTTCTGATAAGATCTATGGGGCATTAACCCGTACCATTCCTCTCTGGTGGAGTGAAATGTTTGAAGGATCATCTGCACACAAGGACGATGTATTTACTATCAGATTTGGAGACAACATTCATAAAACCATGCGGGTGAAAGAAGTGATTCCCGGTTCCAGGATCAGCTGGTACGTCGAAGACTCACTGATCGCTATTCCTACATTAAAAAATCAAAAAGAATGGATAGGAACCACTATAGTTTGGGAAATGGAACAAAACGAAAGTTCAGGTTTATTACGACTTACACACGTCGGTTTACAACCTTCCATCGAATGCTATGAAGTGTGCTCTGTCGGCTGGGAACAATTTATCAGCAGCTTAAAACTATTCCTGGAAACAGGAAAAGGAAATCCCTATTTAAAAAACGGAATATAA
- a CDS encoding sensor histidine kinase: protein MILCILLIQVIIAVFIYNEFVNEKKLKFIKNQLEESRALGGLTDNSRKDFMDAQDHLQKYMMNQDDKELQLYFQSLRKLKNNFDKISTYENTSPRLKNSLALQKKDTLKATRLKTLIDSAYKSSLNPPVKMEEQSYQPEKYKNSLENLNIQTHTYTDTIKKKGFMGRLKDAITGKVNVQKENTVITMTNNKEVDLSQVKSEVSNVMKSMDRHYAAEVKKVQQYAAQSQRDNMRFYSNFSKLLVYRNGLIEVYESAIKDFKSQLEKEYNEQSSSNNKIRRYLVFGLMILMFIVSILIMYFTRVAFLYERKLNAANEEIKNNLNFKNRILGMLSHDLRSPLKIINIFIDKIYKSTEDATVKDYLQSIKFTNSTLLLQSNQILEYTRNQDAEKKLINSVFNLKDEINSIVKVITPYMETRNNKFIVTDGIPENMVVNSDNIRINQIFMNILGNANKFTENGQIDLILTTESVDKNKISLITTVADTGVGISESDVKKIFEPYYQGVVSDEVDNLGAGLGLSLVKEIVDLFDGEISATSKLYKGTKITFRLHLNTNK, encoded by the coding sequence TTATTAAGAACCAGTTGGAGGAAAGCAGAGCTCTGGGAGGATTGACTGATAACTCCAGGAAAGATTTCATGGACGCCCAGGATCACCTTCAAAAGTACATGATGAATCAGGATGATAAAGAACTGCAGCTCTATTTTCAGTCATTAAGAAAGCTTAAAAATAATTTTGATAAGATCAGCACCTATGAAAATACCAGCCCGAGACTGAAAAACAGTCTGGCTTTGCAGAAAAAGGATACCCTGAAAGCGACACGGTTAAAAACATTAATAGATTCTGCATATAAATCTTCGTTGAATCCTCCTGTAAAGATGGAAGAGCAGTCTTATCAGCCGGAAAAGTATAAGAATAGTTTAGAGAATTTAAATATACAGACCCACACTTATACGGACACCATCAAGAAGAAAGGTTTTATGGGACGTCTGAAAGATGCAATAACGGGAAAAGTAAATGTTCAGAAAGAAAATACGGTTATTACAATGACCAATAATAAGGAAGTGGATCTTTCCCAGGTAAAGTCAGAGGTCAGTAACGTAATGAAATCTATGGACAGGCATTATGCAGCCGAAGTAAAAAAAGTACAACAATATGCTGCCCAGAGCCAACGGGATAATATGCGTTTTTACAGTAATTTCAGCAAATTGCTGGTGTATCGCAACGGGCTGATAGAAGTGTATGAAAGTGCCATCAAAGATTTCAAATCACAATTAGAGAAGGAATACAATGAACAAAGTTCAAGCAATAATAAAATCAGGAGATATCTGGTTTTCGGCTTAATGATTTTGATGTTTATTGTATCGATTTTGATTATGTACTTTACCAGGGTAGCTTTTCTATATGAACGGAAATTAAATGCTGCGAATGAAGAGATTAAGAACAATCTTAATTTCAAAAACCGGATCCTGGGTATGCTAAGCCACGACTTAAGGTCACCACTGAAGATTATTAATATCTTTATTGATAAAATTTATAAAAGTACCGAAGATGCTACAGTAAAAGACTATCTTCAATCCATAAAATTTACCAATAGCACCCTGCTTCTGCAATCTAATCAGATCCTGGAATATACCAGGAATCAGGATGCCGAAAAAAAGCTTATCAATTCCGTTTTTAACCTTAAAGATGAGATTAATTCTATTGTTAAAGTGATCACACCTTATATGGAGACCCGGAATAATAAGTTTATTGTAACGGACGGAATACCCGAGAATATGGTTGTCAACTCAGATAATATAAGGATCAACCAGATATTTATGAACATTCTGGGGAATGCCAATAAGTTTACGGAAAACGGACAAATCGATCTTATCCTGACCACAGAATCCGTTGATAAAAATAAAATTTCCCTGATCACAACTGTAGCAGACACAGGAGTCGGTATATCGGAATCTGATGTGAAAAAGATTTTTGAACCCTATTACCAGGGAGTAGTGTCTGATGAGGTAGACAATCTTGGTGCAGGGCTGGGGCTGAGCTTAGTAAAGGAGATTGTAGATCTTTTTGACGGAGAAATATCGGCTACCAGTAAACTGTACAAGGGAACAAAAATAACATTCAGGTTACATCTAAATACTAATAAATAA
- a CDS encoding response regulator transcription factor, with product METEFENKEIIFLLADDHSIVRQGIEIILHDIVPDARVFHTSSLHQIVELTESKGIDIAIIDAHFPDGNSLHILSEMKRVNPDIKILIFSGLEEDLHVLKFIKAGANGFLSKLSEEEEIREAISYFVKKGEYFSATSRELLVQFLYNPNLINPLNSLTKRELEIAEMYAEGLGNLEIANKLDIKQNTVSTIKKNIFSKLKIENLVELIDLIKTHHNI from the coding sequence ATGGAGACAGAATTTGAAAACAAAGAAATCATCTTTCTTTTAGCAGATGATCATAGTATTGTAAGACAGGGAATTGAGATTATACTCCATGATATTGTTCCTGACGCCAGGGTGTTTCATACTTCATCATTACATCAGATTGTAGAACTGACAGAGTCAAAGGGAATTGATATAGCCATCATTGATGCTCATTTTCCTGACGGCAACAGCCTGCATATTTTATCTGAAATGAAAAGGGTAAATCCTGATATCAAAATTCTGATATTTTCAGGGCTTGAAGAAGATCTGCATGTTCTTAAATTTATTAAAGCAGGTGCCAACGGTTTTCTGAGCAAGCTCAGTGAAGAAGAAGAAATACGTGAGGCTATCTCATATTTTGTAAAAAAAGGAGAATATTTTTCTGCGACCTCCCGCGAACTGTTAGTACAGTTCCTTTACAATCCTAATTTAATTAATCCCCTTAATAGCCTTACGAAAAGAGAGCTGGAAATTGCAGAAATGTATGCGGAAGGTCTCGGAAATCTTGAGATTGCCAATAAGCTGGATATCAAACAAAATACAGTCAGTACCATTAAAAAGAACATTTTCAGTAAACTGAAAATAGAAAACCTTGTCGAATTAATTGATCTGATCAAAACACACCATAATATTTAG
- a CDS encoding TlpA family protein disulfide reductase → MGQLKKWLVSNGSTVVLAILLIVLLVNPDAKAWLMRQVASTGLLNSSMSGPGNKDDKGVSEISYADFPLINEQGKNISDCKGKVVFINFWASWCPPCRAEFPSIQKFYEKYRSHPDLIFLTVNLDDNPAAGKAYLKEKGFTVPFLTPAGSVPKEIYDGSLPTTVVLDKQGKIRLRHTGVADYSKDSFYNGIDTLLK, encoded by the coding sequence ATGGGACAACTAAAGAAATGGCTTGTAAGCAATGGGTCTACAGTGGTTTTAGCTATCCTGCTGATTGTATTGCTTGTAAATCCCGATGCCAAAGCATGGCTGATGAGGCAGGTTGCTTCCACCGGCCTGCTCAATTCCAGTATGTCAGGGCCTGGAAATAAAGATGATAAAGGTGTATCAGAGATTTCATATGCAGATTTTCCCCTGATAAATGAACAAGGGAAAAATATATCAGATTGTAAAGGGAAAGTGGTTTTTATCAATTTTTGGGCGTCATGGTGCCCTCCATGCCGTGCTGAATTTCCCTCTATCCAGAAATTTTATGAAAAATACCGTTCCCATCCGGACCTGATTTTCCTCACAGTAAACCTGGACGATAATCCGGCAGCGGGAAAAGCATACCTGAAAGAAAAAGGATTTACAGTTCCGTTTCTGACTCCCGCAGGTTCTGTTCCAAAAGAAATTTACGACGGATCACTGCCTACTACAGTAGTTTTGGACAAGCAGGGGAAAATCCGGCTTCGGCATACAGGAGTTGCAGACTATAGCAAGGATTCTT
- a CDS encoding VOC family protein has product MKLTSLRVITKDIRPSVQFYEKVTGLTARWYTEDFAELSAGTITIAIGSLRTMKLFGGNPATPAGNKNTIIEFLVPDVDESYQRIKTLTNDIIQEPTTMPWGNRSLLFCDPDGNLINFFTPVSDEAIKKFS; this is encoded by the coding sequence ATGAAACTTACATCATTAAGAGTTATTACCAAAGACATCAGACCATCCGTTCAGTTTTATGAAAAAGTAACCGGATTAACGGCCCGATGGTATACAGAAGATTTTGCAGAACTTTCTGCCGGTACGATTACCATTGCTATCGGAAGCCTCAGGACCATGAAGCTGTTTGGCGGAAACCCCGCAACACCGGCAGGAAATAAAAATACAATCATCGAGTTTCTGGTTCCCGATGTAGATGAATCCTATCAAAGAATTAAAACTCTTACCAATGATATCATTCAGGAGCCTACAACTATGCCCTGGGGAAACCGGTCGCTCCTGTTCTGTGATCCGGACGGGAATTTAATTAATTTTTTTACTCCTGTGAGTGATGAGGCAATAAAGAAATTTAGCTAA
- a CDS encoding TonB-dependent receptor, with the protein MQTSFFKIAAASAAFCISSWAIAQQKYQVSGTVKDQKNGELLIGVSVKVAEDPSINVIANEYGFYSLSLPEGNYKIIISYPGYKDFEQQITVNQNIKQDLLLSQQEQVSKSIDEVIITGIKKDKNLTSAQMGAETLSIKNIEKLPVLFGEKDVMKTIQLLPGIKSNGEGSSGFSVRGGATDQNLILLDEAPVYNASHLLGFFSTFNSDALKDASIIKGNSPAQYGGRLSSVLDVKMKDGNNKDYNINGGIGLISSRLSVEGPIQKEKSSFIVSGRRTYADLFLKTNKDYKDNKLYFYDLNLKANYQINENNRLYLSGYFGRDVLGLGNTFSTDWGNTTATLRWNSIISSKLFSNTSFIYSNYDYKISLKSNNNTFGLNSKIQDWNLKQDFTWFAGNKHSVRFGLQSIYHTITPSSASGTSVSSFPRNPRKSWENALYINDDFKATEKLTINYGARLSMFSILGGDTFNTYENGVLTGSRFLEKGKIGKTYANLEPRISANYRINEVSSVKGAYSRNTQNLHLLSNSNSGNPTDQWIGSSYTVKPEIADQISLGYSRNFNNNNYELNAEIYYKSMQNQIDFKNGAQITFDTAADVERELLFGKGRAYGLELIAKKKSGKLTGWISYTLSKTERKINGINNNDWYNARMDKTHDLSVVATYQLNPKWSVSGLFVYSTGNAVTFPTGKYELNGQTVFQYSNRNADRMPAYHRMDLSATYEPESNKRFRGSWTFGIYNLYGRENAYIINFEDNPDNPGTTRAMQTSLFRWVPNITYNFKF; encoded by the coding sequence ATGCAAACATCTTTTTTTAAAATTGCTGCCGCTTCAGCCGCCTTCTGTATCAGCAGTTGGGCTATAGCCCAACAAAAATACCAGGTCAGCGGAACCGTTAAAGATCAAAAAAACGGAGAACTTCTGATCGGAGTAAGTGTAAAAGTAGCTGAAGATCCTTCTATTAATGTGATCGCCAATGAATATGGCTTTTATTCCCTGTCTTTACCGGAAGGGAATTACAAGATCATAATCTCTTATCCTGGTTATAAGGATTTTGAACAGCAGATTACGGTCAATCAGAATATCAAACAGGATCTCCTGCTCAGCCAGCAGGAACAGGTATCAAAATCAATTGATGAAGTAATTATTACCGGTATTAAAAAGGACAAAAACCTGACATCAGCTCAAATGGGGGCTGAAACATTAAGTATTAAAAATATAGAAAAACTCCCTGTTCTTTTCGGAGAAAAAGATGTAATGAAAACTATACAGCTATTGCCGGGTATTAAAAGCAACGGTGAGGGAAGCAGCGGATTCAGCGTGAGAGGTGGTGCCACCGACCAGAACCTGATCCTACTGGATGAAGCCCCGGTTTATAATGCCTCACACTTACTGGGCTTTTTCAGTACTTTCAACAGTGATGCTTTAAAAGATGCCAGCATTATTAAAGGAAACAGCCCCGCCCAATACGGAGGGAGGCTTTCTTCAGTACTTGACGTGAAGATGAAGGACGGAAATAATAAAGACTATAATATCAACGGAGGAATCGGGTTAATCAGCAGCAGGCTAAGTGTAGAAGGACCTATTCAAAAGGAAAAGTCTTCTTTCATTGTTTCGGGAAGAAGAACATATGCGGATCTATTCCTTAAAACAAATAAAGATTATAAAGACAACAAATTATACTTTTATGACCTGAACCTGAAAGCCAATTACCAGATTAACGAAAATAACCGGCTTTATCTTTCAGGATATTTCGGGAGGGATGTTCTGGGATTAGGAAATACATTTTCTACAGATTGGGGAAATACCACCGCTACATTGAGATGGAACAGCATTATCAGCAGCAAATTGTTTTCCAATACCTCATTTATCTACAGCAATTATGATTACAAAATCAGTCTGAAGAGTAACAATAATACTTTCGGATTGAATTCAAAAATACAGGACTGGAATCTAAAGCAGGATTTCACCTGGTTTGCCGGAAACAAACATTCGGTCCGTTTCGGTCTTCAGTCGATTTATCATACCATTACCCCAAGCAGTGCTTCAGGAACAAGCGTAAGCAGTTTTCCGAGGAATCCAAGAAAATCATGGGAAAATGCATTGTACATCAATGATGATTTTAAAGCTACGGAAAAGCTGACAATCAACTATGGAGCCAGGCTTTCCATGTTCAGTATTCTGGGAGGTGATACATTTAATACTTATGAAAACGGGGTGCTTACCGGCAGCAGGTTTCTTGAAAAAGGTAAAATCGGAAAAACCTATGCCAATCTTGAGCCCAGAATTTCGGCAAACTACCGGATCAATGAGGTGAGCAGTGTGAAAGGAGCCTATTCCCGCAATACCCAGAATCTGCATCTTTTAAGCAATTCCAACAGCGGCAACCCTACAGACCAGTGGATCGGAAGCAGCTATACGGTAAAGCCTGAAATTGCAGATCAGATCAGTCTGGGATACAGCAGAAATTTCAACAATAACAATTATGAGCTGAATGCCGAGATCTACTACAAATCCATGCAGAACCAGATCGATTTTAAAAACGGCGCCCAGATCACTTTTGATACAGCTGCTGATGTAGAAAGAGAACTTCTATTCGGAAAAGGAAGGGCTTACGGCCTTGAGCTTATTGCCAAAAAGAAAAGCGGAAAGCTTACAGGATGGATCTCCTACACCCTGTCTAAAACAGAACGAAAAATCAACGGGATCAATAATAATGACTGGTATAATGCCAGAATGGACAAAACCCATGATCTTTCTGTGGTAGCAACTTATCAGCTGAATCCTAAATGGTCTGTCTCAGGATTGTTTGTATACAGCACAGGAAATGCCGTAACCTTCCCTACCGGGAAATATGAACTGAACGGCCAGACTGTTTTCCAATACAGCAATAGAAATGCAGACAGAATGCCTGCTTATCACAGAATGGACCTGAGTGCAACATACGAACCGGAATCCAATAAACGATTCCGTGGCTCATGGACTTTTGGAATTTATAACCTGTATGGCCGTGAGAATGCCTACATCATCAATTTCGAAGACAATCCGGATAACCCGGGAACAACCCGTGCCATGCAAACTTCTTTATTCCGCTGGGTACCTAACATCACTTATAATTTCAAATTTTAA